Proteins from a single region of Urocitellus parryii isolate mUroPar1 chromosome 4, mUroPar1.hap1, whole genome shotgun sequence:
- the LOC144254509 gene encoding olfactory receptor 10G7: MSNGSLVTTFFLTGLPHAPALDTMLFGLFLVIYILTVLGNLLILLVIRVDSHLHTPMYYFLTNLSFIDMWFSTVTVPKMLMTLATPGGGAISFHSCVAQLYSFHFLGSTECFLYTVMSYDRYLAISYPLRYSSMMSGRVCAFLAAGTWLSGSLHSAVQTTLTFRLPYCGPNQVQHYFCDAPPILKLACADTSANEMVIFVNIGVVASGCFLLIVLSYVSIVCSILRIRTSEGRHRAFQTCASHCIVVLCFFGPGLFIYLRPGSKDALDGIVAVFYTVLTPLLNPVVYTLRNKEVKKALSKLKNGSVFIHNQ, encoded by the coding sequence ATGTCAAACGGGAGCCTTGTGACAACATTCTTCCTCACAGGCCTTCCCCATGCTCCAGCGCTGGACACCATGCTCTTTGGCCTCTTCCTGGTCATTTACATTCTCACTGTGCTGGGGAACCTCCTCATCCTGCTGGTGATCAGGGTggactcccacctccacacccccatgtactacTTCCTCACCAACCTGTCCTTCATTGACATGTGGTTCTCCACTGTCACAGTGCCCAAAATGCTGATGACCCTGGCCACCCCGGGCGGTGGGGCCATCTCCTTCCATAGCTGTGTGGCCCAGCTCTATTCCTTCCACTTCCTGGGGAGCACCGAGTGTTTCCTCTACACTGTCATGTCCTATGATCGCTACCTGGCCATCAGTTACCCGCTCAGGTACTCCAGCATGATGAGTGGGAGAGTGTGTGCCTTCCTGGCCGCGGGCACCTGGCTCAGTGGCTCCTTGCACTCTGCGGTCCAGACCACCCTGACATTCCGCTTGCCCTACTGTGGGCCCAACCAGGTCCAGCATTACTTCTGTGATGCTCCACCCATCCTCAAGCTGGCCTGTGCAGACACCTCAGCCAATGAGATGGTCATCTTTGTGAACATTGGGGTGGTGGCCTCGGGCTGCTTTCTGCTGATAGTGCTGTCCTATGTGTCCATTGTCTGCTCCATCCTGAGGATCCGCACCTCAGAGGGCAGACACAGAGCCTTTCAGACCTGCGCCTCCCACTGCATCGTGGTCCTTTGTTTTTTCGGCCCTGGTCTTTTCATCTACCTGAGACCTGGCTCCAAAGATGCTTTGGACGGAATTGTGGCTGTTTTCTACACCGTGTTGACACCTCTTCTCAACCCTGTTGTGTACACCCTGAGGAACAAGGAGGTAAAGAAAGCTCTGTCAAAGCTGAAAAATGGATCAGTGTTTATTCATAATCAATAA